A region from the Musa acuminata AAA Group cultivar baxijiao chromosome BXJ1-10, Cavendish_Baxijiao_AAA, whole genome shotgun sequence genome encodes:
- the LOC135594780 gene encoding uncharacterized protein LOC135594780 → MPNDPHANPPGPVTHGEGEMLMSTPDRYWRLFNDLGMPPPLTTVDPPAALPEVFLALAKQVQGMMEIMQTVVPFIPEIRRLTDASADPAHRRPSAGQDATGETRDGAIHHEGSPTRVSPAPSRAARRRPEPDTVSSDSADSFLKVQFSQVNRRLDEFQRELQRSRDESSEGTSGGSPFVQEIQEKPIPLNFRVPALETYDGGSDPAEHVAAFRTQMALYGTSDALMCRTFPTTFRGPARAWFSRLRQSSISSFDQFAKEFEQNFLTSARPRPSIAALLALSQHEEETLAQFVTRFAAEVRGYSDTHPSLIMQAFLTGLKPSRFFWSLIEKPPATVPEMLYRANQYVAGEALAAGRRPVGKKSRTEQPRAATSSADSRTHRRPDHHEQRLPRPPPLPLNAPRTEIFLQIREKGLLRPPNPMRATYKNRSKYCRFHRDHGHDTEAHDLQNQIEELIRRGYLGRYLKEPREATPRPRMPVERQVDVIIGGPAAGGNSSSARKSYARSSVEKRPRPELEPEISFGAEGERSHHDDALVISIQIANARVKRVMVDTGSSADILYLDAFKRLGLPTEDLIPMSSALTGFTGDSISPLGTTTLPVSIGEEPRTKTIMTTFMVVDLPSAYNVILGRPTLNKLKAVVSTYH, encoded by the coding sequence aTGCCGAACGATCCTCACGCCAACCCTCCCGGGCCCGTCACCCACGGAGAAGGAGAAATGCTGATGTCAACGCCAGATCGTTATTGGCGCCTGTTCAACGACTTAGGGATGCCACCCCCGTTAACCACGGTCGACCCTCCGGCCGCACTGCCCGAGGTGTTCCTAGCTCTCGCTAAGCAAGTGCAGGGAATGATGGAGATAATGCAGACCGTTGTCCCATTTATTCCCGAAATCAGGCGACTGACGGACGCCTCCGCCGACCCGGCCCATCGAAGGCCGAGCGCGGGACAGGATGCAACCGGTGAAACCCGAGACGGAGCCATCCACCACGAAGGTTCGCCCACGCGCGTCTCTCCCGCCCCCTCTCGAGCCGCACGGCGTCGCCCCGAGCCTGACACCGTATCGTCCGACTCGGCGGACAGCTTCCTTAAGGTACAATTCTCCCAGGTCAATCGTCGCCTGGATGAGTTCCAACGCGAGCTCCAGAGGTCACGGGACGAATCAAGCGAGGGCACCTCGGGGGGGTCCCCTTTCGTTCAGGAAATACAAGAAAAACCCATCCCCCTCAACTTTAGGGTGCCGGCCCTCGAGACATACGACGGCGGCTCCGACCCAGCAGAGCATGTCGCCGCGTTCAGAACTCAGATGGCCCTTTACGGCACGTCCGACGCGCTGATGTGCCGTACGTTTCCAACCACCTTCAGAGGACCAGCACGCGCGTGGTTCAGCCGGCTGCGACAATCCTCGATCTCGTCTTTTGACCAGTTCGCCAAAGAGTTCGAACAAAACTTCCTTACCAGCGCGCGACCTCGGCCTTCCATAGCCGCCCTGCTGGCACTATCGCAGCACGAAGAAGAAACGCTCGCGCAGTTCGTGACGCGCTTCGCCGCGGAGGTCCGCGGCTattcggacactcacccctctttgaTCATGCAGGCGTTCCTGACGGGGCTGAAACCATCGAGATTCTTCTGGTCATTGATCGAGAAGCCGCCCGCCACTGTCCCCGAGATGCTCTACCGGGCAAACCAATACGTCGCCGGCGAAGCATTAGCAGCAGGAAGACGTCCGGTCGGGAAGAAATCGCGAACCGAGCAACCCCGAGCCGCCACCTCGTCGGCCGACTCGCGAACCCATCGGAGGCCCGACCACCACGAGCAGCGGCTCCCGAGGCCTCCGCCCCTCCCGCTCAACGCACCTCgcaccgagatcttcctccagatCAGGGAGAAGGGTCTTTTGCGGCCCCCTAATCCCATGAGAGCTACTTACAAAAATCGGTCGAAATACTGCAGGTTCCACCGAGACCACGGCCATGACACGGAAGCTCACGACCTCCAGAACCAAATCGAGGAGCTAATCAGAAGAGGGTACCTCGGCcgctatctcaaggaaccccgCGAAGCAACCCCGCGTCCCCGAATGCCCGTGGAAAGGCAGGTCGACGTCATCATCGGTGGACCGGCGGCAGGCGGCAACAGCTCAAGCGCGAGGAAATCCTATGCCCGGAGCTCGGTCGAGAAGCGCCCCCGACCCGAACTAGAACCCGAAATCTCTTTCGGGGCTGAGGGGGAAAGATCCCACCATGACGACGCTCTGGTAATTTCTATCCAGATCGCCAACGCCCGGGTGAAGCGGGTGATGGTCGACACTGGGAGCTCCGCCGACATCCTGTACCTCGACGCCTTCAAAAGGCTCGGCCTGCCCACTGAAGACCTCATCCCCATGAGCTCGGcactcacggggttcaccggaGACTCAATCTCCCCGCTCGGCACCACCACACTCCCTGTCTCCATCGGGGAGGAGCCAAGGACCAAGACAATAATGACTACGTTCATGGTGGTCGACCTGCCCTCGGCTTACAACGTCATCCTCGGGCGGCCGACGCTCAACAAGCTAAAAGCAGTAGTCTCAACCTATCACTGA